A region of Prochlorococcus marinus subsp. pastoris str. CCMP1986 DNA encodes the following proteins:
- a CDS encoding CIA30 family protein, with protein sequence MSNKKVLFQKKEFEGWKTLNDTVMGGSSSAYCENTNSGLLLKGNIIEKAGGFVSCRSSIYKPSLDINEYQSFELKIDGQGRTFKFAVACEDDILGLTEFIPGGLRWIKSFPTKKFGTTKIEIPFNSLNPSVRANKVRFPFKFKPSKIKRLQLLHSKFGDNGLLNDGFKSGPIKILIKSISVF encoded by the coding sequence ATGAGTAATAAAAAAGTTTTATTCCAGAAAAAAGAGTTTGAAGGATGGAAAACCTTAAACGACACTGTTATGGGTGGTTCAAGTTCAGCTTATTGCGAAAATACAAATTCTGGGTTGCTATTAAAGGGAAATATCATAGAGAAAGCTGGAGGCTTTGTTAGTTGTAGATCATCGATATATAAACCTTCATTAGATATTAACGAGTATCAATCTTTTGAATTAAAAATAGATGGTCAAGGTAGAACCTTCAAATTTGCAGTCGCATGCGAAGATGACATCCTTGGCCTGACAGAATTTATTCCTGGTGGTCTGAGATGGATAAAATCATTTCCTACTAAAAAATTTGGAACAACTAAGATAGAAATTCCTTTTAATTCTCTTAATCCATCAGTAAGAGCTAATAAGGTCCGTTTCCCTTTCAAATTTAAACCATCAAAAATTAAGAGATTACAACTGCTGCATTCAAAATTTGGAGATAATGGTCTACTTAATGATGGATTCAAATCGGGTCCAATAAAAATTTTAATAAAATCAATCAGTGTTTTTTGA